Proteins encoded in a region of the Panicum hallii strain FIL2 chromosome 3, PHallii_v3.1, whole genome shotgun sequence genome:
- the LOC112885526 gene encoding probable acetyl-CoA acetyltransferase, cytosolic 2, which translates to MDEEYDVIVLGTGLKECILSGLLSVDGLKVSSYTSIGLLSVDGLKEYNGPPYIKSFPNSYCKFDPVKLKKLRPSFKENGGTVTAGNASSISDGAAALVLVSGQKAQELGLQVLARIKGYADAAQAPELFTTTPALAIPKAITNAGLESSHIDFYEINEAFSAVALANRKLLEIPSLQHLVASALVLELS; encoded by the exons ATGGATGAGGAGTACGACGTGATCGTGCTGGGCACGGGGCTCAAGGAGTGCATCCTCAGCGGCCTCCTCTCCGTCGACGGCCTCAAGGTGAGCTCCTACACCTCCATCGGCCTCCTCTCCGTCGACGGCCTCAAG GAGTACAATGGGCCTCCTTACATAAAGAGCTTTCCAAACAGTTATTGTAAG TTTGACCCCGTAAAACTTAAGAAACTCCGCCCAAGTTTCAAGGAGAATGGTGGTACTGTTACAGCTGGAAATGCTTCTAGTATAAG TGATGGAGCTGCTGCATTAGTCTTGGTGAGTGGGCAGAAGGCTCAAGAGCTTGGCCTGCAAGTCCTTGCAAGGATCAAAGGATATGCAGATGCAGCTCAA GCTCCAGAGCTTTTTACAACCACTCCAGCACTTGCCATACCAAAGGCTATCACAAATGCAGGATTAGAGTCATCTCATATTGATTTTTATGAGATTAATGAAGCCTTTTCG GCCGTTGCACTTGCAAATCGGAAGCTTCTCGAGATTCCTTCA CTGCAACATTTAGTAGCATCAGCACTTGTTCTTGAGCTCTCATAA